In Jaculus jaculus isolate mJacJac1 chromosome 23, mJacJac1.mat.Y.cur, whole genome shotgun sequence, the following proteins share a genomic window:
- the LOC101612519 gene encoding C-type lectin domain family 7 member A isoform X1: MHSKNNLEILDEDGYTQLNFNLRDITRRPTVSKKGIQAASPPWRLIAVIAGTLCLVLLVVAAVLGALGRRPVESDSFPSRSHENYKPTKSSLSKTVAPSKVPQTTGYFSPSCPPNWTVHERSCYLFSMSLDSWNGSRRQCSQLGSSLLKIENSKEFDFIKNQLSLHGAHSFWIGLSRLPPEGPWLWVDSSAFSSGLFPIRSTETEKNSLHNCAWIHGSEVYNQVCNVASFSICKKQLSM; encoded by the exons ATGCActctaaaaataatttagaaattctGGATGAAGATGGATATACTCAATTAAACTTTAACTTGCGTGACATCACCAGAAGACCCACGGTCTCAAAAAAAG GAATTCAAGCGGCATCTCCTCCTTGGCGGCTCATTGCTGTGATTGCGGGCACACTGTGCTTGGTTCTACTGGTGGTTGCTGCAGTCTTGGGTGCCCTGG GGAGAAGGCCAGTGGAGAGCGACAGCTTCCCCTCAAGGAGTCATGAGAACTACAAACCCACAAAGTCATCTTTAAGCAAGACTGTGGCTCCTTCCAAGGTTCCCCAAACCACAG GATACTTTTCGCCGTCTTGTCCCCCTAATTGGACTGTACATGAGAGGAGCTGTTATCTATTTAGCATGTCGCTAGATTCATGGAATGGAAGTAGGAGACAATGTTCCCAGCTGGGCTCTAGCCTACTGAAGATAGAAAACTCCAAAGAATTT GATTTTATCAAAAACCAGCTGTCGCTTCATGGTGCTCATTCGTTCTGGATAGGGCTTTCTCGCCTTCCGCCCGAGGGACCATGGCTGTGGGTGGACAGCTCGGCATTCTCGTCCGGTTT GTTTCCTATCAGAAGCACAGAGACCGAGAAGAACTCACTTCACAACTGTGCATGGATTCATGGGTCAGAGGTTTATAACCAAGTCTGCAATGTTGCCTCATTCAGTATCTGCAAGAAGCAGCTCTCAATGTGA
- the LOC101612519 gene encoding C-type lectin domain family 7 member A isoform X2 — MHSKNNLEILDEDGYTQLNFNLRDITRRPTVSKKGIQAASPPWRLIAVIAGTLCLVLLVVAAVLGALGYFSPSCPPNWTVHERSCYLFSMSLDSWNGSRRQCSQLGSSLLKIENSKEFDFIKNQLSLHGAHSFWIGLSRLPPEGPWLWVDSSAFSSGLFPIRSTETEKNSLHNCAWIHGSEVYNQVCNVASFSICKKQLSM; from the exons ATGCActctaaaaataatttagaaattctGGATGAAGATGGATATACTCAATTAAACTTTAACTTGCGTGACATCACCAGAAGACCCACGGTCTCAAAAAAAG GAATTCAAGCGGCATCTCCTCCTTGGCGGCTCATTGCTGTGATTGCGGGCACACTGTGCTTGGTTCTACTGGTGGTTGCTGCAGTCTTGGGTGCCCTGG GATACTTTTCGCCGTCTTGTCCCCCTAATTGGACTGTACATGAGAGGAGCTGTTATCTATTTAGCATGTCGCTAGATTCATGGAATGGAAGTAGGAGACAATGTTCCCAGCTGGGCTCTAGCCTACTGAAGATAGAAAACTCCAAAGAATTT GATTTTATCAAAAACCAGCTGTCGCTTCATGGTGCTCATTCGTTCTGGATAGGGCTTTCTCGCCTTCCGCCCGAGGGACCATGGCTGTGGGTGGACAGCTCGGCATTCTCGTCCGGTTT GTTTCCTATCAGAAGCACAGAGACCGAGAAGAACTCACTTCACAACTGTGCATGGATTCATGGGTCAGAGGTTTATAACCAAGTCTGCAATGTTGCCTCATTCAGTATCTGCAAGAAGCAGCTCTCAATGTGA